In Acanthochromis polyacanthus isolate Apoly-LR-REF ecotype Palm Island chromosome 9, KAUST_Apoly_ChrSc, whole genome shotgun sequence, the DNA window tgagaattgtgggtttttccttctttaactgaggggtaccaacaattttgtccacgtgtgtatgtatatatatatatatatatatatatatatatatatacacacacacacacatctacacatacagacagaccCATAATATATCTAGGTATATGTGTATATCCTGTATACATACATACCTTTTAGATGGTACATTGTAATGATGATACATATAGAATAATTGTTGTTCTAGTTTTACATTCATAAGATAACCATTGTGGTCAGTAGAATGGCCGCTCCAGACAATCTCCCCATGCCAGGGCCACGGCGAATCGGTAGTCCGAGAGCACCACACGGCAGCTGAGCTACAATACACAAGAGCCCCTTCTTCTCGTGCTGCAGCCATCCCAAATGTGAAGTATATAATTTTGTACACTTATTTTCTATAATTATTAGGTCCTTGCCTTATACAAAACGAGCCATGACAACTGtgtgctgttattgttgttccctTTTTTTCTCAGAGTGAGGAAAATCTATGCCTGTGAGTACTGAATTACTTCTTTGTGTTATTGAATTGAGCAAGTACGATGCTGTTGAGTTTGATCTTGTACTATTTTCCGCGACCGCCATGCTAACCGTTAGCATGTCAATGGGTTTTCCCATAGGAATTAGCATCAAGCTAGCGGACTTTGTTTATACGCGTATTTTCGTGTATGTCGTtacttattgtatttttcttgtctATTCAGTTTTACAGTAATTCGTGTGGAGATAATAAAGCGTGGTCTGAACCCACAAAGCGTTGTCTTTGTATGAAGACTGTTAACTATCTGCCAACTTGACAAGACTAGGGAGGGCAGAATATCTAGCTTTTTTTCATGCACGCATGGAACACaagtaaattgaagaatttaggcatggttccaactttGTGCCAGCTTTGAAAATTCTTTAGTAGTAAAgcaatgaaaatgagaaaatagaaaaaccctcaaaatttttattaacttaaagctcgtgtccggagtttccgtttgttttcaatttatgtatcattgtttaacaaagctcaaatgtgttagtctagttcgatactataatataatgttagtatgatgcattatgaaaatttattcatgagttccgccttcctctcatagacccccatgttattcccagagccctagagatagtaagagttgcgacactcatgctctcgcagcggggcggtcacgtggttcatgtaagcctgaatagttccaaacaggaactaaacaagcctccacaacccggaagtagactggaagaaagcgtacaacggcaccctatgggagtgtcgcaactcttactatctctagagTTCtggttattccaaaaagcgccggtcgctgccgaccaatcaagttcgagcttcagctttgtcatgcaacggttacgcgcacagcaagcaagcccatgcagaggtgggcgagctacgcactactgTCCTGCActgcgcacatttgttttgcttgtggaggagagagcatcagggatcagcaacttccagaaaagttaccaatcccacggcttgtcaggccaagagactgtaggacgttttttggctcggggtgcttgcgtcgctccccgaccacggcctccatagcccgcctgacggcttcgtttagatgcctgacctctggaggaagatgttggggcgtctgggacatactcttcgtcagaggagtcatgcaattctgaactctagatagaaataaataaacaatgtaacacatatacacgcgtaaatgcactaagtttgataaacaacgtcatcgagagggatacacgagtgtaatcacatattgaaactttactcgtttgtccgagcagattcatgttattttggtattaggacaagttagactcaatacagaattctaacgtaattcctttattatttaataaatgtactaaatgtagaagagtcaGGGTTCTCgctaggattttttttcagccgaacggcaggtcctcctgcacacGCGCGCGCGCAATAGATGAGAACGCGCACACGCAATAGAcaggaacgggtcaatcgacaggaaagtacggctgaggtggggagacataaattaacctagataggcacccagttgataaaaacaaacgcacatggcgttatctgtcaaaataacagcgcagcggccctaatcacagtgttaacccttcctgttcggcccccgaccgtggtcaggaagcccggggttaacccccttcacttcctcaacagccgtagaggcaaagacacaggagcccagccgtatcaAAGAACACTGCAGactttattgtctatcaacagCGACTGAACCGCACAGTAAGGCCAACCaagcaactacacaccttctctcctcctccgactgcgcgtctctctcactcgctctcccactccctccccctctctcccactctcatgacagagccacacactctcataaaaacagcgtaatctttgaaatgcgctggcgtagcggccctaatcacagcgtaatcttttaaactgagcgtaacgggcTGTTAAGACTGCGTAACGGCCTGTTAccctgaaatgcgctggcgagaaccctgagagtggaaaacagcaaaacaggcaagatgctgcagtactccgggcactcctctcaggtactgcgcgcgtgcacaaataaaggggcgaaatcagagggagggagagaccaacagtgttttgggagacgctgcgattcaaactccggacacgagctttaatatTAACCTTCAATGTAATTTCAAGAtaattgttcaaagatgttaatcccatatggaaatgcgacacaaaaaaggaataatcagtagactaaataaataaaacttagaagctgcttatcatggtgatgagagaaacctgacatcacaacaggtcaacacaacaaacagttgcaGGAAAAGGGTCCCTAAAACTTGTTGTGCTGATTGACACCATCTCTTTGGGAGTGTAATCAAAAGACGACCTTgtaagctttcaaatgagccatACCATGTCGAAATCTATGCATTACAAGGTAAGTTATGAGCGGAAAACTGTGTCTGTGTAATGGTCTCGCATATACCAGACGTTGGTTGTTTACAACTTCACTTCCgctccaagatggcggcgcactgACGCATCGCCAGCCTATGCTGGACAGTGGCGCGAGGCATCTAGTATATCTAtgaatgtgatctttgagcattcgccattcttgtttttcgtctctgagcaccgcactccgcatcagctcgtgcttgtgtgtgtgaatgcgcaaACTGATGatgtcaggccgggcgtcacataaaaactcactcacaactccatttatattggttatagttgtctcattttatgccgaaactgtgaaatcaagcggaacccgcatatttctctttttttcgtggaaatgtgagattcttgctggaattatgtgctgttttgccgggattatgcggccttttgggaaataattgacccccgcataatcagcagcattttggtgattaatgtgggaattcatgcgatcgcataatcgcgtttttctggagggtctatctTTAGGTCAAAGCAAATAATAACAGTTGAAACACCTAATTTCCACAATTGTCTAAGTTATACATTTGTTATCTTTCATTCGGCATACATTAAAACTCCcggaatgtatttttttcaataaaataatcaaatttgagGAAGACTTTTGGCTGTTTGCGAGATTTCAATTGTGTTTTCAAAGCAGTTCATGcactaaaagtttattttaccaCAATAAAGTGTATTTATGGAAGACAAATTGAATAATAGAATacaaagtaaaagtgaaaatgacaattttttaaTAATACGGGTTAAAAAACAGACTGTGTCGTGCctcttaaaaatatttacacaaatGAAAAGCTTGGTTGTcactcacaaatttcttctaGAGTGATGAATGCTGCTGTGTCATTGTTACTCCCATCTCCGTCTCTTTCACATGGTCCAGGGAGATGCCTCCTAAATCTTTGGGCTCCAAATATGTAGAACAGGGGACTCAGGCAGCAATAGAAGTGAGTCAGTGGGTAAATAATGAACATGGCATGATGCCATCCATACATCAGTTCAAGTCTGGATTCAAATATGTTCATGAAGGATAGGGCATGCATAAAGACTGTGATAACGTGAGGAgccaaacaaagaaaacaacaaatagttATCCCTAAAATCAGTTTTGAAGGCTGGTCCTGTCTCGTTATCTTGCGCTGTTTAATAGTTATCCACATGTGGACATAGCAGAATGTGATGACAGTAaaaggaaggaggaagaaaagggTCACATCAAAGCAGATGCTAACAATCATCATATATGGTGACTCTACACCTGTACACACTTTACCAAAACTCACATCTATGACTGCACTTGTCACTGAATTTTTAATACTAGAAACAGCACATGCGAGCCATATCACAATGCTGCCCACAAGGACACGCCGTTTACTGAAGGCCTGTGAAGACAGACGTGAAGCGTGAACAACAGTCATATAACaatgtaaaatcacagcagtgagtatTATCACATAACTGTTCATTCCCAGGATATTAAACCCTCTCACAGTTCCACAGGCCCACTCCCCAAACACCCAGTTGTGGAGAGCATCGCTGGCCATAAAGGGCAGGGTCACGGTGAAGCAAAGGTTGGAAACTGTGAGTTGCAGAAGGAAGATGTCACACGTGGTCCTCCAGGCTCGTTCCTTCAGAAGGACCCAGAGCAGGAAGCTGTTTCCCATCAAACTGATGCAGAAGATGAGGGTGCAGCACACAGCAGCATAGACTTGAAATGCTGATTGCTCTTCTTGAGGTTTTTCCACAGTCGTTTCAATGTACTCGTAGAACAGAAAGTCATGGTAATCTTCATAGTGATAATAACTGTAAGGGGCCATTCCTTACTTGTTGAAGTCttgtgagaaaaatgacaactgATCTATTGAAAAAAGGAGgacatggtgtttgtttttaagaattatttaaaatcaCAATACATTCTACACATGTTTTTTCAAATCACAAGAATCTAAAACAATGAATTTTAATCAATAATGTTTTTCATCCCTGGAGGTCCTTCTTCTGGGACCAGGTCTTATCTGTTAAAAACATGACCAGTGTCCGTTGCTGAGTGTGGCACAGTGGATGAAGACTGATATGACAGCATCAGTGTTACTGACTCATTGTTCAAGGCTGCTATTTACTCTCTGATTTATCGTTTTGATTAAGTGGAAGCAAAAATGATAATTTGGAGGGTTTTTAGATCTCTCTCTGGCCAGGTTTTTTAGACAGATAGGCTAAATGTGCTTCaaaattctctaaaatgtcTTATCTAAGGAGTCCAAGGTGGTTCACATTGTCTTTACTATTTGGTAACTGTTACTGGCTACATTTGAGGATGTTTATCAGGTGGagttataattttttttaagactTGAACTTCAGGGATATGTACAGTCTGACACCAATCTGTCAGGCATACCTAAATATAAGTAATGTAGTCTAATCTCAGCAGCCTTGCATTGACTCTCACCATTTGAATCATCCCATAAACCTGTGTTAGGAGGTGTCTCTTTTAATGTAGTTTTAAAGGCTGCAGTTTGCTGTCATGCTATGTTCATTGGAATAAATTTGAATGCATGAGTCAATGACGAATCTGCTCAAA includes these proteins:
- the LOC127535496 gene encoding chemokine XC receptor 1-like, whose protein sequence is MAPYSYYHYEDYHDFLFYEYIETTVEKPQEEQSAFQVYAAVCCTLIFCISLMGNSFLLWVLLKERAWRTTCDIFLLQLTVSNLCFTVTLPFMASDALHNWVFGEWACGTVRGFNILGMNSYVIILTAVILHCYMTVVHASRLSSQAFSKRRVLVGSIVIWLACAVSSIKNSVTSAVIDVSFGKVCTGVESPYMMIVSICFDVTLFFLLPFTVITFCYVHMWITIKQRKITRQDQPSKLILGITICCFLCLAPHVITVFMHALSFMNIFESRLELMYGWHHAMFIIYPLTHFYCCLSPLFYIFGAQRFRRHLPGPCERDGDGSNNDTAAFITLEEICE